One window of Leptotrichia sp. oral taxon 498 genomic DNA carries:
- the acpS gene encoding holo-ACP synthase, with translation MEIYGIGTDIIEISRIKNAINNTALFKSKVYTKKEIEYIEKKRNPYASYAGRFAAKEAVSKAFGTGVYGFSLKDIEILNDELGKPYVILYGKIKEPAKNLKIQISISHSREYAVSTVIIYK, from the coding sequence ATGGAAATTTATGGAATTGGAACCGATATTATTGAAATATCAAGAATAAAAAATGCAATAAATAACACAGCTTTATTCAAAAGTAAAGTTTATACGAAAAAGGAAATTGAATATATTGAAAAAAAAAGAAATCCATACGCAAGTTATGCGGGACGTTTTGCAGCAAAAGAAGCGGTTTCCAAAGCATTTGGAACAGGGGTGTACGGTTTTTCCCTAAAAGATATTGAAATTTTAAATGACGAATTGGGAAAACCCTATGTTATACTTTATGGGAAAATAAAGGAACCTGCAAAAAATCTCAAAATTCAGATAAGTATTTCACATAGCAGAGAATATGCGGTTTCAACGGTAATCATTTACAAATGA
- the hemA gene encoding glutamyl-tRNA reductase, translated as MQNSIFCQNFFVISFSYKKMSIEERENFVKSKYKTKIENFFEKGDILGYVIVETCLRIEIYLETKKDFEINNLIYQFDFQNINFLKNDVAIFHLFDVICGLDSVIKGEDQVLAQIKKAYFKCLENKKTSKLLNIIFNSAIETGKKFRTESKINEKNMSLDSISVKFIKEKVKNIEDKTIFIIGVGDLTQSILTLFHKMGHKNLIVTNRSERKSTELKKVYDNIRTAKFSQKYEFIKKSDVIISATSAPHLIVEYSGIKDILRDEKERFFLDLAVPRDIDSKITAFKNIFLYNLDDIWELYNQNVEKREQIVENFFYIIKEQLEKLKIKLEKQKKYSKI; from the coding sequence ATGCAAAATAGTATTTTTTGCCAAAATTTTTTTGTAATTAGCTTCAGTTATAAAAAAATGTCGATTGAAGAAAGAGAAAATTTTGTAAAAAGTAAATATAAAACTAAGATTGAAAACTTTTTTGAAAAAGGGGATATTTTGGGATATGTTATTGTGGAAACTTGCCTTAGAATTGAAATTTATCTGGAAACTAAAAAAGATTTTGAGATAAATAATTTGATTTATCAATTTGATTTTCAAAATATCAACTTTTTAAAAAATGATGTGGCGATATTTCATCTATTTGACGTGATTTGTGGCTTGGATTCGGTTATAAAAGGCGAGGATCAAGTTTTGGCACAAATAAAAAAGGCATATTTTAAATGTTTAGAAAATAAAAAAACTTCTAAACTTTTAAATATAATATTTAACAGTGCAATAGAAACTGGGAAAAAATTTCGCACGGAAAGTAAAATTAATGAAAAAAATATGTCGCTTGATTCAATTTCAGTGAAATTTATAAAAGAAAAAGTAAAAAATATTGAAGACAAAACTATTTTTATAATCGGAGTTGGCGATTTAACTCAGTCAATTCTCACTTTATTTCATAAAATGGGACATAAAAATTTGATTGTGACAAATAGAAGCGAGAGAAAATCAACGGAATTAAAAAAAGTTTATGACAATATAAGAACCGCTAAATTTAGCCAAAAATATGAATTTATAAAAAAAAGTGATGTGATAATTAGTGCAACTTCTGCACCACATTTAATTGTGGAATATAGTGGAATAAAAGATATTTTACGTGATGAAAAAGAGCGCTTCTTCTTGGATTTAGCGGTTCCTAGAGATATTGACAGTAAAATTACAGCTTTTAAAAATATTTTTTTGTATAATTTGGACGATATTTGGGAACTTTATAATCAAAATGTGGAAAAACGGGAACAAATTGTGGAAAACTTTTTTTATATAATCAAAGAACAACTTGAAAAATTAAAAATTAAATTGGAAAAACAGAAAAAATATTCAAAAATTTAA
- a CDS encoding autotransporter domain-containing protein, whose product MDKNSKNSFRKKINYAKYVAVAILAFSIVSCGGGGGGGGSTIGSSTPVAPSNPVEKPTIPPSSGPAQTTAPSVSSGTIAWNDSSVSYDKDNQHSHSDTTYKGNSVKVGVIDVGFENSSLASDLTAKFGSRLHKLTVSGFTAEPSQSDDHGVVVAAFLGGATEGTAKNVEIYAIDAAKRNNEGKSYPEVSVGMYQALEGAGVKIYNQSFGVDSDVTKFSSSSTASNYYGNQIGSDILTFYKNAVNNGALFVWAAGNNSADKNPSLESSLPYFDNTLQKGWINVVSLTSKKDSDLGNTSWDNLTALTPAGVAKNWTVTVVGDQVFEIKGKRYVGSGSSYAAPVVSGTAALLKEKYPWMDGSLIRQTILSTATDIGDPGVDSTYGWGLINIDKALNGPAKFSKELALDENVTVDIPSGTYTFSNDISGDAGLIKNGAGILVLSGNSTFTGNTTVNAGKVQINGVYTSSLNVRPQATLATRNAVIQNDVTNAGTIENTGRTTFAGKYISLENSRIKTDTNSTLHVVGDVKLNDVAIEVAAKDQNGQDKYVTAKGITNDVITSDGTVEGTVKGENERDLVNVDVQRNGNKVVANLSRKNVETYVKDSENSDEMQQNTAENIETAFQKLDEEVENGNTQSVENFEKKAAILQGLSTKNTSSAAILDSLSGQIYASAQALTFQQSQTVNKDLSNRLVMLGTLDNVGDKFGLWITGLGANGKLKQDGYAEGKTKVYGGQVGVDKQFGDNLILGTALSYSKANVKFNRYGGKSDANNFGVSLYGRLGNKENPLYLQGRAGIGFVDSDVERDIILSPTDASRAKINHNDKVISGYLETGYDFKNKKGDFVVTPFVGVSHDTVRRGSFSEDNSQFGLKADKKTYAQTSGLVGLRVGKSVDWKGGSKSTFQGYVTHQTAFNNEDLSFDASYTGLSNAKFKVKGIGLPKNRTWVGVGALTEVNKNFGWYANYDGSVDSGKKGKGHNNVFTTGVRVNF is encoded by the coding sequence ATGGATAAAAATTCAAAAAATTCTTTTAGAAAAAAAATTAATTATGCAAAATATGTAGCAGTAGCGATACTTGCCTTTTCAATTGTGAGTTGCGGAGGTGGAGGTGGAGGAGGTGGAAGCACAATAGGTTCTTCAACACCTGTTGCGCCTTCAAATCCAGTAGAAAAACCTACAATTCCACCATCAAGTGGTCCTGCACAAACAACAGCACCTTCAGTATCGTCTGGAACAATCGCTTGGAATGATTCTTCAGTAAGTTATGACAAGGATAATCAGCACAGCCACTCAGATACGACTTATAAGGGAAATAGTGTAAAAGTTGGGGTTATTGATGTAGGATTTGAAAATTCTTCTTTAGCTTCTGATTTAACTGCAAAATTTGGAAGCAGACTTCACAAATTGACGGTTTCAGGGTTCACAGCTGAACCTAGTCAAAGTGATGACCACGGTGTTGTAGTTGCTGCATTTTTAGGAGGCGCAACTGAAGGAACGGCAAAAAATGTTGAAATTTACGCAATTGATGCCGCGAAACGAAATAATGAAGGAAAATCATACCCAGAAGTCAGCGTTGGCATGTATCAAGCATTGGAAGGAGCTGGAGTAAAAATTTATAATCAGTCTTTTGGAGTGGATAGCGATGTTACTAAATTCAGCTCATCTTCAACTGCGTCTAATTATTATGGAAATCAGATAGGAAGTGACATCTTAACATTTTATAAAAACGCTGTAAATAATGGTGCACTATTTGTCTGGGCAGCGGGAAATAACTCAGCAGATAAAAATCCTTCACTTGAATCAAGTTTGCCTTATTTTGATAATACATTACAAAAAGGTTGGATAAATGTAGTTTCTCTAACTTCTAAAAAAGATTCGGATTTGGGAAATACTTCTTGGGATAATCTTACTGCATTGACACCAGCAGGAGTTGCCAAAAACTGGACAGTTACAGTTGTGGGAGATCAAGTTTTTGAAATAAAAGGTAAAAGATATGTCGGTTCAGGGTCTTCTTATGCAGCGCCAGTTGTTTCAGGTACAGCGGCATTACTTAAAGAAAAATATCCTTGGATGGACGGGAGCCTTATAAGACAGACTATTTTGTCGACAGCGACAGATATAGGGGATCCAGGAGTGGATTCGACTTACGGTTGGGGACTTATAAATATTGACAAAGCTCTAAATGGACCTGCCAAATTTAGTAAGGAACTTGCGTTAGATGAAAATGTTACAGTTGATATACCGAGTGGAACTTACACATTTTCAAATGATATTTCGGGAGATGCCGGTTTGATTAAAAATGGAGCTGGAATATTGGTTTTATCGGGAAATAGCACATTCACAGGAAATACAACAGTAAATGCAGGAAAAGTTCAAATAAATGGAGTTTACACTTCTTCACTTAACGTAAGACCGCAAGCGACACTTGCCACTAGAAACGCAGTTATACAAAATGATGTGACAAATGCTGGAACAATAGAAAATACTGGCCGAACAACATTTGCTGGAAAATATATTTCACTTGAAAATTCAAGAATTAAAACAGATACAAATTCCACATTGCATGTAGTTGGAGATGTCAAATTAAATGATGTGGCGATAGAAGTTGCAGCAAAAGACCAAAATGGACAGGATAAATATGTTACAGCTAAAGGTATTACAAATGATGTAATAACTTCAGACGGAACAGTTGAAGGAACTGTAAAGGGTGAAAATGAAAGAGATTTGGTAAATGTGGATGTTCAAAGAAACGGAAATAAAGTTGTAGCAAACCTTAGCCGTAAAAATGTGGAAACATATGTAAAAGATTCTGAAAATTCTGATGAAATGCAGCAAAATACAGCGGAAAATATAGAAACAGCATTTCAAAAATTAGATGAAGAAGTTGAAAATGGAAACACGCAAAGTGTAGAAAACTTTGAGAAAAAAGCGGCGATATTACAGGGACTTTCTACAAAAAATACATCAAGTGCAGCAATATTAGACAGTTTGTCTGGACAAATTTACGCTTCAGCACAAGCGCTAACTTTCCAGCAATCACAGACAGTGAATAAAGACTTGTCTAATCGTCTTGTAATGCTTGGAACACTTGACAATGTCGGAGATAAATTCGGACTTTGGATAACAGGACTTGGAGCAAACGGAAAATTGAAACAGGATGGTTACGCTGAAGGAAAAACTAAAGTTTACGGTGGTCAAGTTGGAGTTGACAAACAATTTGGCGACAATTTGATTTTAGGAACTGCATTATCTTATTCCAAAGCAAATGTCAAATTTAACAGATACGGTGGAAAATCTGATGCAAATAACTTTGGTGTTTCATTGTATGGAAGATTAGGAAATAAAGAAAATCCTTTATATTTACAGGGTCGTGCAGGAATCGGATTTGTGGATAGTGATGTCGAAAGAGATATTATTTTGAGTCCGACTGATGCTTCAAGAGCTAAAATTAATCATAATGACAAAGTAATTTCAGGATACTTAGAAACAGGATATGACTTTAAAAATAAAAAAGGTGACTTTGTTGTGACACCATTTGTTGGAGTTTCTCATGATACAGTAAGACGAGGTTCTTTTTCAGAAGATAACAGCCAATTTGGTCTAAAAGCTGATAAAAAAACATATGCTCAAACTTCGGGATTAGTTGGACTAAGAGTTGGAAAATCAGTTGACTGGAAAGGTGGAAGCAAATCGACATTCCAAGGTTATGTAACTCACCAAACTGCCTTTAATAACGAAGACTTAAGTTTTGATGCAAGTTATACAGGACTGTCTAATGCCAAATTTAAAGTAAAAGGAATTGGTTTACCTAAAAATAGAACTTGGGTAGGAGTCGGAGCATTGACAGAAGTGAATAAAAATTTTGGCTGGTATGCAAATTACGACGGTTCAGTTGACAGCGGTAAAAAAGGAAAAGGACATAACAATGTATTTACAACAGGAGTGAGAGTAAACTTCTAA
- the cobA gene encoding uroporphyrinogen-III C-methyltransferase translates to MENNKVFIAGAGCGDEELITLKLKKIIEKADCIIYDRLVNPNILKYKKNNAEVIYMGKENFEGGELQKKINEKIVEKATQNSESKPKIVLRLKGGDPFVFGRGGEEIEAILGNNKKNDIKINFEVIPGITSAIAVPEYAGIPVTHRGINTSFHIFTGHTRENGKEHDFSQIAKLKGTLIFLMGLSNLEKITQNLIKYGKDENTLVAVIKDGTTSKQKTFVGNLKNICEIVRKNNVKSPVIIVIGEVVRLREKMKWFENKKLFGKNILITRNKNKQKNILQKINEFGGNALLLPFIDIQYLDFDLPDLKNFNAILFNSANSVIGFMKKIKDMRILANVKIGVVGEKTAEEIEKYKIIPDFYPKEYTVEKLAYESTKFTSKNDKILFVVSNISPVNTKKYSNLYERKFEKVVVYNTNGVKHEEEIVENYVKKSDILMFLSSSTFKNFWQNLKNKNLLNKKIIASIGPVTTKTIQNYGCNVQIEAKRYTEDGLFEEILKYKK, encoded by the coding sequence ATGGAAAATAATAAAGTTTTTATAGCTGGAGCTGGTTGCGGCGACGAAGAATTGATTACGCTAAAACTAAAGAAAATTATTGAAAAAGCCGACTGCATAATTTATGACAGACTTGTCAATCCGAATATTTTAAAATATAAAAAAAATAATGCCGAAGTCATTTATATGGGAAAAGAAAATTTTGAAGGTGGCGAGTTGCAAAAGAAAATAAACGAAAAGATTGTCGAAAAAGCGACTCAAAATTCTGAAAGTAAACCTAAAATTGTGCTTCGTCTGAAAGGTGGCGATCCTTTTGTTTTCGGTCGTGGTGGAGAAGAAATTGAAGCGATTTTGGGAAATAATAAAAAAAATGATATTAAAATAAATTTTGAAGTGATTCCAGGAATTACTTCTGCAATCGCTGTGCCAGAATACGCTGGAATTCCAGTTACTCATCGAGGAATTAATACTTCTTTTCACATTTTTACAGGACACACAAGAGAAAATGGGAAAGAGCATGATTTTTCACAAATTGCAAAATTAAAAGGAACGCTAATTTTTTTGATGGGCCTTTCAAACTTGGAAAAAATAACACAAAACCTTATAAAATATGGAAAAGATGAAAATACACTCGTTGCAGTTATAAAAGATGGGACGACTTCCAAACAAAAGACATTTGTTGGAAATTTAAAAAATATTTGTGAAATTGTGCGAAAAAATAATGTTAAATCTCCTGTAATTATTGTGATTGGGGAAGTTGTAAGATTGCGAGAAAAAATGAAATGGTTTGAAAATAAAAAATTGTTTGGAAAAAATATTTTAATTACAAGAAACAAAAATAAACAAAAAAATATTTTGCAAAAAATAAACGAATTTGGCGGAAATGCACTTTTACTGCCATTTATTGACATTCAATATTTAGATTTTGACTTGCCAGATTTAAAAAATTTTAACGCCATTTTATTTAACAGCGCAAATTCTGTAATTGGATTTATGAAAAAAATAAAAGATATGAGAATTTTGGCGAATGTAAAAATTGGTGTTGTCGGTGAAAAAACTGCCGAAGAAATAGAAAAATATAAAATTATTCCAGATTTTTATCCAAAAGAGTACACAGTCGAAAAATTGGCCTATGAAAGTACAAAATTTACATCTAAAAATGACAAAATTTTATTTGTAGTTTCAAATATTTCACCAGTAAATACTAAAAAATACAGCAATTTATACGAAAGAAAATTTGAAAAAGTCGTAGTTTACAATACAAACGGCGTGAAACATGAAGAAGAAATTGTGGAAAACTATGTCAAAAAAAGTGATATTTTGATGTTTTTAAGTTCTTCAACATTTAAAAATTTTTGGCAAAATTTAAAAAATAAAAATTTGTTAAATAAAAAAATTATCGCTTCAATCGGTCCCGTCACAACTAAAACCATTCAAAACTATGGATGTAATGTTCAAATTGAAGCAAAAAGATACACGGAAGACGGACTTTTTGAAGAAATATTAAAATATAAAAAATAA
- the hemC gene encoding hydroxymethylbilane synthase, translating into MKKIIIGTRGSILALAQAEKIKELLQKKFDFFLKNDTKKIESIFKENVKELEIEIKVIVTKGDKNMQDFEKIKSNTQKDLFVKEIEKEMLEKKIDLAVHSLKDMPQKTPEGLINISFPAREDSRDVLISKTGKSLKNLPKGVVIGTGSARRKKEILNLRCDLSVKGIRGNIHTRLKKLETEDYDAIVLAAAGLKRVGLENKITQYFSDDEIMPSPGQAILCVECRNDDEIIKNFLLEINDCDTKLICVAEREFSKIFDGGCHTPIGCCAKILDDKITVKGMYYNGNQRISCEISGKKEDAKKLAQELAQKIKKQI; encoded by the coding sequence GTGAAAAAGATTATTATTGGGACACGAGGCAGTATTTTGGCATTAGCTCAAGCTGAAAAAATTAAAGAATTGCTGCAAAAAAAATTTGATTTTTTCTTAAAAAATGATACAAAAAAAATTGAATCTATTTTTAAAGAAAATGTGAAAGAATTGGAAATTGAAATAAAAGTTATTGTGACAAAAGGCGACAAAAATATGCAGGATTTTGAAAAAATAAAATCTAATACACAAAAAGATTTGTTTGTAAAAGAAATTGAAAAAGAAATGCTAGAAAAAAAAATTGACCTAGCAGTTCATTCATTAAAGGATATGCCGCAAAAAACTCCAGAAGGTCTTATAAATATCTCTTTTCCTGCAAGAGAAGACTCAAGGGATGTCTTAATTTCAAAAACTGGAAAAAGTTTAAAAAATTTGCCAAAAGGCGTTGTAATTGGGACTGGAAGTGCAAGACGAAAAAAAGAAATTTTGAATTTGCGATGTGACTTATCTGTAAAAGGAATAAGAGGAAATATTCATACAAGACTAAAAAAACTTGAAACGGAAGACTACGATGCGATTGTTCTTGCTGCGGCAGGTTTAAAAAGAGTTGGATTAGAAAATAAAATTACTCAATATTTTAGTGATGATGAAATTATGCCGTCTCCTGGACAAGCTATTTTGTGTGTGGAATGTCGAAATGACGATGAAATTATAAAAAATTTCCTGCTTGAAATAAATGACTGCGATACAAAATTAATATGTGTTGCGGAAAGAGAGTTTTCAAAAATATTTGATGGCGGGTGCCACACTCCAATTGGCTGCTGTGCAAAAATTTTAGATGATAAAATTACGGTAAAAGGAATGTATTACAACGGAAATCAAAGAATTTCCTGCGAAATTTCTGGAAAAAAAGAAGATGCGAAAAAATTGGCACAAGAACTGGCACAAAAAATAAAAAAGCAAATATGA
- the fucO gene encoding lactaldehyde reductase, translated as MANRIILNEVSYHGFGAIESISSEVEKNKFKKAFICTDSGLIKAGAAKKITDVLDKANLEYLIFSDVQQNPTIENVKAGVEKFKESGADYIIAIGGGSAMDCAKAVAIIINNPEFSDVRSLEGVADTKNKCVPIIAVATTAGTAAEVTINYVITDTKKNRKFVCVDPHDMPIVAIVDPGMMMTMPKELTAATGMDALTHAIEGFTTKAAWEMTDMFHLKAIELIAKYLRKAVENDKEAKEKMALASYLAGMGFSNVGLGIVHSMAHPLGAFYGTPHGVANAIILPTVMEYNAEYTGEKFREIAKAFGIKHTRKMTPEEYRKATVDAVRQLAHDVNIPENLKGIMDIKDLDFIAESALNDVCTGGNPRDTNLEEIKELYKKLL; from the coding sequence ATGGCAAACCGTATCATTTTAAATGAAGTATCATATCACGGATTTGGTGCAATTGAATCTATTTCAAGTGAAGTAGAAAAAAATAAATTCAAAAAGGCTTTTATTTGTACAGATTCTGGATTAATCAAAGCTGGAGCTGCTAAAAAAATTACTGATGTACTTGATAAAGCTAATTTGGAATATTTAATATTTTCTGATGTTCAGCAAAATCCCACAATTGAAAATGTAAAAGCTGGAGTTGAAAAATTTAAAGAAAGTGGTGCAGATTATATTATTGCAATTGGTGGAGGTTCTGCTATGGACTGTGCCAAAGCTGTAGCAATTATTATAAATAATCCTGAATTTTCTGATGTTCGAAGTCTTGAAGGAGTTGCAGATACAAAAAATAAATGTGTTCCAATAATTGCAGTTGCAACTACAGCTGGAACAGCTGCTGAAGTTACAATAAATTATGTAATAACAGACACCAAAAAAAATAGAAAATTTGTCTGTGTTGATCCGCACGATATGCCAATAGTTGCAATAGTTGACCCAGGAATGATGATGACAATGCCAAAAGAATTGACAGCGGCAACTGGAATGGACGCACTAACTCACGCAATCGAAGGATTTACAACAAAAGCGGCTTGGGAAATGACCGATATGTTCCATTTAAAAGCAATTGAATTAATAGCAAAATATTTAAGAAAAGCTGTGGAAAATGACAAAGAAGCCAAAGAAAAGATGGCTCTTGCCTCATATTTAGCAGGAATGGGATTCTCAAATGTAGGACTTGGAATCGTACACTCAATGGCTCATCCGCTAGGAGCATTCTACGGAACTCCGCACGGTGTTGCAAACGCAATAATTTTACCAACCGTAATGGAATACAATGCTGAATATACAGGAGAAAAATTTAGAGAAATAGCAAAGGCTTTTGGAATAAAGCACACTCGAAAAATGACTCCTGAAGAATACAGAAAAGCAACAGTAGACGCTGTAAGACAATTGGCACATGATGTAAATATTCCTGAAAATTTAAAGGGAATAATGGATATAAAAGATTTGGATTTTATCGCTGAATCAGCTTTGAATGATGTCTGCACTGGCGGAAATCCACGAGATACAAACTTGGAAGAAATAAAAGAACTTTATAAAAAATTATTGTAA
- a CDS encoding LacI family DNA-binding transcriptional regulator produces MATIREVAKKAGVSITTVSRILNNDDSFNVSKITKEKVLKVIKQLNYERKKNKNRISQSNISVIKCFDEKIENEDPYFVSLKINLENILKKKGSKVKFFDLEEIEKLIKYNEISNFSLTDAVIFIGETSKEKLKFFKSLNENIICVDVYDTDNITDYIKFDMRNSVEIVLNYIFKLNHKKIGLLVGRNKVVKNLVDFREKYFKEIMVKNGLYREEYLQIGDFSMESGYIMMKEILKLEDRPTAVFCGNDSIAMGAYKAIGENKLKIPEDISIIGFNDLKLSQYSIPPLTTIKIDTKLIAQETVNSLIELLEGKRDYHKKVFLPIELIERESCQRI; encoded by the coding sequence ATGGCTACAATCAGAGAAGTTGCAAAAAAAGCAGGAGTTTCAATAACAACAGTTTCCAGAATATTAAACAATGACGACAGTTTTAATGTGAGTAAAATTACAAAAGAAAAAGTTTTAAAAGTTATAAAACAATTAAATTATGAAAGAAAGAAAAATAAAAATAGAATATCACAGTCAAATATTTCAGTAATAAAGTGTTTTGATGAAAAAATTGAAAACGAAGATCCTTATTTTGTCTCTTTGAAAATAAATTTGGAAAATATACTAAAGAAAAAAGGTTCAAAAGTGAAATTTTTTGATCTGGAAGAAATTGAAAAATTGATAAAATATAATGAAATATCAAATTTTTCTTTGACAGATGCCGTTATTTTCATTGGAGAAACGAGTAAGGAAAAATTGAAATTTTTTAAAAGTTTAAATGAAAATATTATTTGCGTAGATGTATATGACACAGATAATATCACAGATTATATCAAGTTTGATATGAGAAATTCTGTTGAAATAGTTTTAAATTATATTTTTAAATTAAATCATAAAAAAATTGGACTATTGGTAGGAAGAAATAAAGTTGTAAAAAATTTAGTGGATTTTCGTGAGAAATATTTTAAGGAAATAATGGTAAAAAATGGATTGTATAGAGAGGAATATCTGCAAATTGGGGATTTTTCGATGGAAAGTGGCTATATTATGATGAAAGAAATTTTAAAATTGGAAGATAGACCAACGGCAGTTTTTTGTGGAAATGATTCAATTGCAATGGGAGCATATAAGGCAATTGGAGAAAATAAGTTAAAAATCCCCGAAGACATATCAATAATAGGATTTAACGATTTGAAATTATCACAATATTCTATTCCGCCTTTGACAACAATAAAAATTGATACAAAATTAATCGCTCAAGAAACGGTAAATTCTTTAATTGAATTATTGGAAGGTAAAAGGGACTATCATAAAAAGGTTTTTTTACCGATTGAATTAATTGAGCGGGAAAGCTGCCAAAGAATATAA
- a CDS encoding biotin transporter BioY, translating to MKQNTLISNIVNFETKEKETLKNILLVLGGVAFLSLMSQVIIPLPFTPVPISLGTFGVTLMALLYGRKLGTATILSYVAAGSFGAPIFAGFKSGSLFSPTGGYILGYIVATIILGYLSDKGVTKSYVKTFFSLLLSSAIILTLGSIVLSLFVPGKNAFMVGVLPFLPGDAIKSTTITLLLPTLWKVIGKDKN from the coding sequence ATGAAACAAAATACTTTAATTAGTAACATTGTAAATTTTGAAACAAAAGAAAAAGAAACTTTAAAAAATATTCTTTTAGTGTTAGGTGGAGTTGCATTTTTATCATTAATGTCGCAAGTTATAATTCCGCTTCCTTTCACTCCAGTGCCAATCTCGCTTGGAACATTCGGAGTTACATTGATGGCGTTATTATACGGTAGAAAATTGGGAACAGCAACTATACTTTCATATGTTGCAGCAGGTAGCTTTGGAGCTCCTATTTTTGCTGGATTTAAATCAGGATCGTTATTTTCACCAACAGGAGGATATATTTTAGGATATATTGTAGCTACAATAATTTTAGGATACTTATCTGACAAAGGTGTTACAAAATCTTATGTGAAAACATTTTTCTCATTGCTACTTTCAAGTGCTATTATTTTAACACTTGGATCAATAGTATTGTCATTATTTGTACCTGGTAAAAATGCGTTTATGGTTGGAGTATTGCCTTTCCTTCCTGGAGATGCGATAAAATCAACAACAATTACACTTTTACTTCCAACATTGTGGAAAGTTATTGGAAAAGATAAAAATTAA